In Streptomyces sp. TLI_146, the genomic stretch GGAGCCCTTCGGCCGGTTGTACGACTGGACGGTCAACAACGCGGATGAGATCCGGGCGCACCAACTGGACTACGACCAACGCCTTCAGGGCTGAGAACGCCCGACTCCGATCCCCCAGCTGCATCCAGTGGCGTCAACGCTCTTCAGTGCCGAAGCTTGCGAGCTTCGCCCGCAACTGCAGCACTGACTTCGTATAGATCTGGCTCACCCGGCTCTCGGTCACCCCCAGTACGTTCCCGATCTCAGCCAGCGTGAGCCCCTCGTAGTAGTACAGCGTCACGACAGTCTTCTCCCGCTCGGGCAGCGTATTGATGGCCTGCGCCAGGAACCGCCCCAGTTCGCGGTCCTCGCCGCCCTCCCCCCGGCGTACAGCAGACCCTCCAGCGCCGCCACGTTGGCCAGCGACAACTGGCTGAACACCTTGTGGAGTTCGTCCACCGCGATCCCGAGTTCACCGGCGACCTCCGCCTCCGTCGGCGTCCGCCGCAACCGCGCCTCCAGCGTCGCGTACGCCTGCTCGACACTGCTCGCCTTCTGCCGCACGGACCGCGGGAGCCGGTCCAGCGCCCGCAGTTCGTCGAGCATCGCGCCCCGGATCCGGGTGATCGCGTACGTCTCGAACCTGACCTCGCGGTCGACGTCGTACTTCTCGATCGCGTCGATGAGACCGAAGATCCCGGAGACGACGAAGTCCGCCTGCTCCACGTGCGACGGCAGACCGACGCTCACGCGCCCTGCCACGTACTTGACCAGCGGCGAATAGTGCAGGATCAGCTGCTCGCGCAGCCGCTCGTCCGCCGTCGCCTTGTACGCCCGCCACAGCTCGTCGAGCGTCGAGGAAGCGGGCGGCCGCCCGCTGCCGCCTACAGCCAGTGACGTCGACGACTGCACGCCGAGCGCGGTGGCGCCCAGCACCGCGGTCCGGGCCGTCTGCTGCTGTACGTAGGTCTGAGCGGTCGAGGTGACTGCCGCATCCACGGCAGCGTGGTCCGCAAGAGTCTCAGAAGTTGTCGCCTCATGCCGGAGCCGTTCCTTGAGCGAAGCCAGGGATGCTTCCGTTTCCGCCGGTGACACGGTCTGCGCCAGCGCCGTCTCGGTCGCGCGCAGCATGTCCGGGACCGGGGCATCCTCCGCCGGCTGAGGAGAATCAGATCGCTCCTGCTGCTGCTTCGTCACTGGAGTTCTCCTCCCTCTCCGCCTCCGCCGAACAGACCCAACTGCTTGAGTTCGACCGCGAGCGGTCCGAGTTTCCGCCGTGCCTCGCTCCGGTGCTTGCGCACAGTCGACGCCTCGATCCCCAGCCTCTCGGCGATGTCGGCAGTGGACAAGTCGGCCAAGTAGGAGAGCACCATCACCTCGCGCTGACTACCGGGGAGATCCGCGATCGCTGCGCATACCCGGAGGAAGCCTTCCTTCACATCCATGAGTTCGGCCGGGTCCGGGCCACGCCCCGGCCGCTCGATGTCGTCGACGAGAGCGGTGCCCGAGTGGCGCTCGCACAAGTCGAACGCTTTCCGTACCGCGGTCGTGGTGAGCCACGCACCCCAGCTCCGCACCGGGGCGCCATCGGGGTCGTTCATACGGCACCAGCACGCGATGAATGCTTCTTGCACGGCGTCGTACGCCAAAGCGCGCTGGGCACCACACACCAGGGAGACTCTGGCGAGCAGCCGCGGAAACCACTCTCGGTACACCGCGTCGAACTCCTCCTCGGAAAAATGTCCGGAGATTCAGTCCTGCTCGTTGTCGGGAAGCCGCACGGCCCACGAGACCCCGTCCTGGTCGGTGACCTCAACAGAACCTCCGCCACTGGAGAGT encodes the following:
- a CDS encoding RNA polymerase sigma factor, with product MYREWFPRLLARVSLVCGAQRALAYDAVQEAFIACWCRMNDPDGAPVRSWGAWLTTTAVRKAFDLCERHSGTALVDDIERPGRGPDPAELMDVKEGFLRVCAAIADLPGSQREVMVLSYLADLSTADIAERLGIEASTVRKHRSEARRKLGPLAVELKQLGLFGGGGEGGELQ